The Colletotrichum higginsianum IMI 349063 chromosome 2, whole genome shotgun sequence genome has a segment encoding these proteins:
- a CDS encoding dihydroxy-acid dehydratase, with protein sequence MGADQEGHVPGDVKETGYKDSHDYIQFKEHAIDGQLNRWSHTITREHDFPGAQAMLYGAGVPNKEMMKKAPHVGIATVWWEGNPCKYVNLLSSWTILDFGKIVKKAVEKQGMLGWQFNTVGVSDAITMGGEGMRFSLQTREIIADSIESVTCAQHHDANISIPGCDKNMPGTIMAAARHNRPFIMIYGGTIMKGHSDLLEKPINISTCYEARGAFTYDRLHAKSNPGAEGRTPSDVLDDIEQHACPGAGACGGMYTANTMATAIEAMGLSLPGSSSYPALSPEKARECERAAEAIKIVMEKGLRPRDLMTRAAFENALVLTMILGGSTNGVLHFLAMANTADVPLTIDDVDRTSNRIPFLADLAPSGKYYMEDLYRVGGTPSVLKMLVAAGLIDGSVMTVTGRTLAENVADWPSLDPNQKIIRPLSNPIKETGHIRILRGNLAPEGAVAKITGKEGLSFTGTARVFDKEHELDVALSAGSIRREDGNLVLIVRYEGPKGGPGMPEQLRASAAIMGAGLDNVALVTDGRYSGASHGFIVGHVCPEAAVGGPLALVRDGDTVTINAETNRIDAVDVDEAEFERRRRDWKAPLPHVRRGVLGKYARLVGDASHGAVTDQSDPSW encoded by the exons GCCATGCTGTATGGGGCCGGCGTGCCGAACAAggagatgatgaagaaggcgcCGCATGTCGGCATTGCGACGGTGTGGTGGGAGGGCAACCCTTGCAAGTACGTGAATCTTCTTTCCTCTTGGACGA TCCTCGACTTCGGCAAGAtcgtcaagaaggccgtTGAGAAGCAAGGCATGCTCGGGTGGCAGTTCAACACCGTCGGCGTGTCGGACGCCATCACCATGGGAGGAGAAG GCATGCGCTTCTCCCTCCAGACTCGCGAGATCATCGCCGACAGCATCGAGTCGGTGACGTGCGCGCAGCACCACGACGCCAACATCTCGATCCCCGGGTGCGACAAGAACATGCCGGGCACCATCATGGCGGCCGCGCGCCACAACCGGCCCTTCATCATGATCTACGGCGGCACCATCATGAAGGGCCACTCGGACCTGCTCGAGAAGCCCATCAACATCAGCACGTGCTACGAGGCCCGCGGCGCCTTCACCTACGACCGCCTCCATGCCAAGAGTAACCCGGGTGCCGAGGGCCGCACCCCGtccgacgtcctcgacgacatcgagcAGCACGCCtgccccggcgccggcgcctgCGGTGGCATGTACACGGCCAACACTATGGCcaccgccatcgaggccatGGGCCTTTCCCTGCCGGGCTCCTCGTCATACCCGGCCCTGTCGCCCGAGAAGGCCCGCGAATgcgagcgcgccgccgaggccatcaagatCGTCATGGAGAAGGGCCTGCGCCCGCGCGACCTCATGACCCGCGCCGCCTTCGAGAACGCCCTCGTTCTGACAATGATCCTCGGCGGCTCCACCAACGGCGTCCTGCACTTCCTCGCCATGGCCAACACCGCCGACGTGCCCCTGaccatcgacgacgtcgaccgcaCCAGTAACCGCATCCCCTTCCTTGCCGACCTCGCGCCCTCAGGCAAGTACTACATGGAGGATCTCTAccgcgtcggcggcacccCCTCCGTCCTCAAGAtgctcgtcgccgcgggcCTCATCGACGGCTCCGTCATGACCGTCACGGGCCGTACCCTCGCCGAGAACGTCGCCGACTGGCCGTCCCTCGACCCGAACCAGAAGATCATCCGCCCGCTCTCCAACCCCATCAAGGAGACGGGCCACATCCGCATCCTCCGCGGGAACCTCGCCCCCGAGGGTGCCGTCGCCAAGATCACGGGTAAGGAGGGCCTCTCCTTCACCGGCACGGCCCGCGTTTTCGATAAGGAGcacgagctcgacgtcgccctgTCGGCGGGCTCCATCCGCCGCGAGGACGGCAACCTCGTGCTGATTGTGCGCTACGAGGGCCCCAAGGGCGGGCCCGGCATGCCGGAGCAGCTGcgcgccagcgccgccatcatgggcgccggcctcgacaacGTGGCGCTCGTCACGGACGGCCGGTACAGCGGCGCCTCACACGGCTTTATCGTCGGTCACGTGTGTCCCGAGGCTGCCGTCGGTGGGCCGCTCGCCCTCGtgcgcgacggcgacaccGTCACGATCAACGCCGAGACGAATcgcatcgacgccgtcgacgtcgacgaggccgagttcgagaggcggaggagggacTGGAAGGCGCCGTTACCGCACGTGAGGAGGGGCGTGCTGGGCAAGTACGCGCGCTTGGTCGGCGATGCGAGCCACGGTGCCGTGACGGATCAGTCGGATCCTTCATGGTGA